Genomic segment of Halostella limicola:
CGGCGGACGGTGGCGTGGAACGGTCGCGCCGAGGCCGTCTCGTGGTCGACCGGGTCGAGGGCGACGCGCTCGCCGCCCCCGGCGTCGCGCGTGCCGGCCCCCCGCGCGTCGTAACAGCGCCCCCGCCACTCGCGAGCGGCGTCGCCGTCCGGCAGGGCGCTCTGTTCCCAGGCGTCGTGGATCAGCGGGTAGTCGACCGGGTCCGACGAAAGCGGCGTCTCGTCGGGGGCTATCGGGTCGAGCGGGGGAGCGTTCGGCGCGGGGGCGTCCCGGCCGAGCGGCACCAGTTCCAGCGGCGCCTCGTTCTCGGAGTCGACGCCGAGGAGGTCTGCGACCGCGGCGTCGTCGAAACCGGCGACGACTTCCGCGCGGTAGTCCAGCGCGTGGGCGGCCCCGAGCAGGTTCGCGAGCACGGTGCCGGAGTCCCAGAACGCGTGGCGGTAGGTCCGGTCGCGGTACTTCCAGGCGTTGCGCCACCACGTCGACGTGACCGCGACGGTGACGGGGGCGTCCGCCACCGGCGCGTAGTCGCCCGTCGCGTCCGCGAGCGCACCTCGGTAGTCACCCTCGCGGACGACGTCGAGCGCGAACGTCGCCGGGTCGAAGTGGTAGACGCCCGCCGACAGGCCGTCGCAGTCGCCGCAGACGAGATAGAGGTCGACGTGGTACAGCTTTCCCGTACAGGAGGCGGCTCGGAAGCGCAGCGTCCGGCCCTGCCGTTCGATCGACTCGACGACGCCGTTCGCCGCGTAGCACAGCGTCGCCAGCGTCTCGCGGTCCGGCGTCGCCCGCGGGGACTGCTCGGCTCCGGAGAGCGGGTCCGCCATCGCCTCCGCGATCACGGAGAGCGTCGGTGGCTGCGGCGGTCGAACCGACCGCAGCGGTTCGCGCGGCAGGTTCTCGTACGCTTTGTACGGGCGCGGGCGGTTGTCGTGGTCGAGGGAGAAGTCGTCCTCCCGGACGCTTCGCGGACTGTGCTTCGTCCGCTCGTGGTACTCGCGGGCGTCGACCATACCGAGTATACGCTCGGTCTGATGAAAAAACTGCCCGCGGGTCAGTCTCGACGGGTACTCCGAACGATCCTCGG
This window contains:
- a CDS encoding SagB family peptide dehydrogenase, which produces MVDAREYHERTKHSPRSVREDDFSLDHDNRPRPYKAYENLPREPLRSVRPPQPPTLSVIAEAMADPLSGAEQSPRATPDRETLATLCYAANGVVESIERQGRTLRFRAASCTGKLYHVDLYLVCGDCDGLSAGVYHFDPATFALDVVREGDYRGALADATGDYAPVADAPVTVAVTSTWWRNAWKYRDRTYRHAFWDSGTVLANLLGAAHALDYRAEVVAGFDDAAVADLLGVDSENEAPLELVPLGRDAPAPNAPPLDPIAPDETPLSSDPVDYPLIHDAWEQSALPDGDAAREWRGRCYDARGAGTRDAGGGERVALDPVDHETASARPFHATVRRRGSCREFDADEGPTRRQVGTVLDRATRGVPGDWNGGAAAGLAFNDAYVLAAGVDGVPDGTYQFLPETVEIERLGGVDRRTKRHLALDQSWAGDAHVNVYLLADVDELVGRLGNRGYRLAQLEAGVTLGRLYLATYAHRDLGGTGLTFYDDAVTDHLSPRAAGQTPTCLFAFGRRDD